In Brassica napus cultivar Da-Ae chromosome A3, Da-Ae, whole genome shotgun sequence, the sequence AAGGTTCTGGGTAGACCAGTGCGGTTCGATGCGATTGGGGATGCCGATATCTACAAGTACGAGCCTTGGGACTTAGCAGGTTCGTTGGGCTTCCTCTGTCTCTCTGTCTCTTCGTTTCTTTGAGACGTGTGAATTTGCTGATTCTGATTTGAATGGCCATGGCTTCTTGGGTAACTCAATTCTGGGGAAAGAGTTAAGCTTTATGGGCTTTGATTCATTTTCTTGGGAATTTCGATGCAGATTTATCATTTGCTATGTTTAGGCTGTTACACtgtgaaaacaaaatttcatcTTGTCGACTTTTAATTGGAAAAAATCTgtacttttttttgttgctatTTTGTGCTTGAGTTTTGTTTGCTTGTGTTGCAGGGAATGAAGTTTGTTGTTTCTGTGTTTGGTTACTTGAAGTTTTTgagtttattgtttatttagtCCAGTTTCATTTCCTTTTTTTGCCTTGAGTAGTTCCGATTAGTTTACCTTGAGTTTCACGACATAAATTTGCAGGGAACGAAGTTTGTTGTTTCTGTGTTTGGTTATGTGAAGTTTTGAGTTCTAGTCTTATGGTCCGGTTTCATGTTTTGCCTTGTGTAATTCCTCATTAGTTTGCTTTGTGTTTCAGGACATGAAGTTTGTTGTTGCGTGTCTTAAGTATCTCGAGCTTACTCCGGTTTAATTTTCCCTTCTTCCGTGTCATGTGTGTTTCCAGTGTTTTCGAGGTTGAAGACAAGGGACCAAGAATGGTACTTCTACTGCGCGTTAGACAAGAAGTACGGCAACGGCGCTAGAATGAACCGATCCACCAACATAGGCTACTGGAAAGCCACCGGAAAAGACAGAGAAATCCGCCGCGGCGATCAGATCCTCGGTATGAAGAAGACGCTCGTTTTCCACAGCGGGCGTGCCCCGGATGGGCTCCGGACCAACTGGGTCATGCACGAGTATCGCCTTGTGGACTATGAAACCGAAAGCAACGGAAACTTGGtggtatatagttttatatctGATACTGTTCCAAAAGAATCATCCTAAGTTAAACTTCCTTTTCTCATCTCAAGTCTTTGTTTGAATGCAGCAAGATGCATATGTGTTGGTCAAAGTGTTCCACAAGAAGAACATTGGACCACCAAGTGCGAACAGATATGCGCCGTTCATTGAAGAGGAGTGGGCTGATGATGGAGTAGTTAGAGTCAGGGCAGAGCCGTTACCAGTAGCCAATGGAAACAACCAGATGGGCCAGGTTTGTACTTCCTTCACTACCAAGAAGCTGCTTAGTTTCATATttagtactccctccgttcttaAGTATAAGATGTTGTAGGTAAAAACGCATATTAGTAAAATTACTTTTTGTtgctccaaaaaaaaagaaagtttgattaaaactataaaaaactAGTCaatcaattacaaaatagactaaaaaatatgattggatatatagtttttgatcaaataaaaaaaaaatcttttaaacatCCAGTATTTTGGataacggagggagtatttttttatatgcaaaagCTATGTGTTGAAACCATCTTTTAAATGGTTCCAGTGGGCTGAGCGAGTTTATTTGAACTTGACTAGTCTACTTGAATGATActaagttcaagtgttaaaaaTTTATCTGATCAATCATCTCTCTTGATttgcaaaatataaaaaaaaattatatgtaaaaacTTTTAGCTGAAGGGAAGCTTGTCTAAGTACTGTTTTCAGTTGATGGCTGAGTTCGTAGAATCTGGACTACATGAGCCTGTAACCAACACTTGTAGATCCTCTCTCGTTTGAACATATCATCCTTGTTTGAGAAGCACTTGCCACTTTGCATCATATGAAGTCATTTGATTTGATCGGTGAATGCTCTTATCAGAAGGACTACTTGTGTTATTTACTACTAGGCTTAATCTGTAAAGTTGACAAAAGCATTTGGTTTCAGATCTTTTGTGTGTGCACCTTCTTAAGTTCATATAACTTTTGTGATTTTTCTGTACCAGTCAGAAAGCAAGGAGCTTATTAACATCAACGAGACACCAAGAGAGGCTACTCCAATGGATATGGAAGTTAACCATCAGGAGAATGCTCTCAAGCCGCAGgagaataacaacaacaacaataacaattGTGATGAAGATGAGAAAGCACTCAAACGTGAGCACGCAGATGAGGTTGAgcgtcctcctcctcctccgttaCCTCTCCTCCAATACAAACGCAGACGCCAAAACGAAT encodes:
- the LOC106353020 gene encoding NAC domain containing protein 52 isoform X2, translated to MNRSTNIGYWKATGKDREIRRGDQILGMKKTLVFHSGRAPDGLRTNWVMHEYRLVDYETESNGNLVQDAYVLVKVFHKKNIGPPSANRYAPFIEEEWADDGVVRVRAEPLPVANGNNQMGQSESKELININETPREATPMDMEVNHQENALKPQENNNNNNNNCDEDEKALKREHADEVERPPPPPLPLLQYKRRRQNESNNKNSSRTTPESSTTTTLISSSAAATSTAISALLEFSLMDISEKKPLHKEGSPPTPLPSLEEKMLNDLYKEIHEMSVERQTFKLEMMSAEAMISILQSRIDALRQENDELKKNSDKGQGTL
- the LOC106353020 gene encoding NAC domain containing protein 50 isoform X1, with the translated sequence MDRGSVAAESSPSTATAPSTAVAATALAPGFRFHPTDEELVSYYLKRKVLGRPVRFDAIGDADIYKYEPWDLAVFSRLKTRDQEWYFYCALDKKYGNGARMNRSTNIGYWKATGKDREIRRGDQILGMKKTLVFHSGRAPDGLRTNWVMHEYRLVDYETESNGNLVQDAYVLVKVFHKKNIGPPSANRYAPFIEEEWADDGVVRVRAEPLPVANGNNQMGQSESKELININETPREATPMDMEVNHQENALKPQENNNNNNNNCDEDEKALKREHADEVERPPPPPLPLLQYKRRRQNESNNKNSSRTTPESSTTTTLISSSAAATSTAISALLEFSLMDISEKKPLHKEGSPPTPLPSLEEKMLNDLYKEIHEMSVERQTFKLEMMSAEAMISILQSRIDALRQENDELKKNSDKGQGTL